The window CTGATCGCCACGGGCAAACATGAATGGTCCAACCGTGCACGACCCATAGATCTGGTCATAGTGTCCGAGTTTCTTCTGTGTCGTTGTCATGACGGTTGCTACAATACTGCAGGAATCAATCTGCTTTGATGTGACGGTAAAAGCCATGTTTTCGTTGTGTTCGAGTTCACAAGACCCTTCGAGTGCCCGTGTCCTCTTCGACTTGATCATCTTTCGACCACAAATCAGTTGAACTTTGATGTATACACCTGGAGAAGCAAGAAATAAAGAAGATCAAAAGATTGATTTTAAAGTATTAATCTATTAGATGTTTGGGACATCTTCACAAAAGTAGTCATACTGTCATAGTCTACCGTTTCGATTGAAGTGGCATTTGTCTCAAACAAGATGTGACAGAGCAAATTGTTACAGGTTGTGATGACAGATTGTCCAATTTGTCTCACAGCAATGCTACCCCTCCTGTCTACAGGCCgcagttggttgtgactatgtcccagTTACATTACCCTACCTGTGTCTGGAGAAAGGTCAATCTTCTTAAGGTTCCTGGCCTTCATTATGACTATCTTGATCTTCTCCGCGCTCGGGATGTAGCTGAGAGAGAAGTTGATCTCTCCAAGTTCGGAAGGCTGAAATGTCCAGGGAATGATACGTGACTAAGGACTGCTATCCATTGCCGAACACGAATAAACAACACAGAAAGTCATTGGCCTGTCTCCGTTTCGTTGATACTGAGCTGTTAAGATGTGACAATCGTGCGACATAAAATGTCACCTCATAGGTTGTGCCATGGCTGTGATGATATCAAGACCGCGCCAATTTTATGTCTCACCTGTGACAGCGATGCCAGTTCTCCACACGCCTCCTCCCCGCTGACGATGTCCACCGTACTGAACGGTACGAGGACATGTCCAAGACAGTGTCGCACTGACCGTTTGTCTATATCGTACACGGAAAGCCGGAGGGTCCGTTCACGGATCCCTGTAGGAGTTACCTGCAATGGGAGGGAAGCACGATAGAATAACAAGACGACAACCATGTTTCTACGCAGCAGTCACCGAAGTGTAAACAGTGCAACGACGACGAGACCATTTGTCGGTGCATTAGTAGACAAAACGTCTTTCATGTTCTCTTCAGGTCTATACACGTAATCTAACAATTCATGTCATCATCAAGTTTATAGCAGGATATGGACCTTTGAAAAGGAGATGCATTTTGATCGATGTATTGAGACTCTGATTGTCCCTACGTCTCCAGCAGACGTCCGGGATGTACGCCAACTTTAATGTAATCACATTATCTGTCGCTGCGTATGGAAGGCCACACAGCCCTGTGTGATCGACATACTAACACTGAATGTAAAAGTTTCGTTGAATTTCGGGGAGAGAGTCTTTTTCCTGTGTGCTGTCTGGAAAAACGTCTGCTCATCTGGGAGGAGGTAGACTTTCACAAATGGATCCCTCGGTGTGTTTTGACGATCCCGACCTGTC is drawn from Lineus longissimus chromosome 1, tnLinLong1.2, whole genome shotgun sequence and contains these coding sequences:
- the LOC135495677 gene encoding synaptotagmin-5-like isoform X3, producing the protein MSSSGISDGVKYGLIAGACGGALVLTIVVLVTCACRRKKRKNSDTYDTLSERSSLHSAKDPRPPVIQSPPYTSSDSIKSPRASLKDFTRTIPMTGDTVENIRGLPTPTDFCLPPERVQPGSNGATKTHYQQFVGHIEPELYRNDMSVSSVSDDDDDLSAGKIWYTLLYDALAEELTVKVNKAKFLPGRDRQNTPRDPFVKVYLLPDEQTFFQTAHRKKTLSPKFNETFTFSVTPTGIRERTLRLSVYDIDKRSVRHCLGHVLVPFSTVDIVSGEEACGELASLSQPSELGEINFSLSYIPSAEKIKIVIMKARNLKKIDLSPDTGVYIKVQLICGRKMIKSKRTRALEGSCELEHNENMAFTVTSKQIDSCSIVATVMTTTQKKLGHYDQIYGSCTVGPFMFARGDQLAHWQEMLNNPRTTITKWHHLQC
- the LOC135495677 gene encoding synaptotagmin-1-like isoform X2, whose translation is MSSSGISDGVKYGLIAGACGGALVLTIVVLVTCACRRKKRKNSDTYDTLSERSSLHSVDDSSPVVTLVREQSQTSTSSDSIKSPRASLKDFTRTIPMTGDTVENIRGLPTPTDFCLPPERVQPGSNGATKTHYQQFVGHIEPELYRNDMSVSSVSDDDDDLSAGKIWYTLLYDALAEELTVKVNKAKFLPGRDRQNTPRDPFVKVYLLPDEQTFFQTAHRKKTLSPKFNETFTFSVTPTGIRERTLRLSVYDIDKRSVRHCLGHVLVPFSTVDIVSGEEACGELASLSQPSELGEINFSLSYIPSAEKIKIVIMKARNLKKIDLSPDTGVYIKVQLICGRKMIKSKRTRALEGSCELEHNENMAFTVTSKQIDSCSIVATVMTTTQKKLGHYDQIYGSCTVGPFMFARGDQLAHWQEMLNNPRTTITKWHHLQC
- the LOC135495677 gene encoding synaptotagmin-1-like isoform X4, which produces MSSSGISDGVKYGLIAGACGGALVLTIVVLVTCACRRKKRKNSDTYDTLSERSSLHSTSSDSIKSPRASLKDFTRTIPMTGDTVENIRGLPTPTDFCLPPERVQPGSNGATKTHYQQFVGHIEPELYRNDMSVSSVSDDDDDLSAGKIWYTLLYDALAEELTVKVNKAKFLPGRDRQNTPRDPFVKVYLLPDEQTFFQTAHRKKTLSPKFNETFTFSVTPTGIRERTLRLSVYDIDKRSVRHCLGHVLVPFSTVDIVSGEEACGELASLSQPSELGEINFSLSYIPSAEKIKIVIMKARNLKKIDLSPDTGVYIKVQLICGRKMIKSKRTRALEGSCELEHNENMAFTVTSKQIDSCSIVATVMTTTQKKLGHYDQIYGSCTVGPFMFARGDQLAHWQEMLNNPRTTITKWHHLQC